From one Bacillota bacterium genomic stretch:
- the istB gene encoding IS21-like element helper ATPase IstB has translation MLREELVACCKALKLGASLVENSALVSAPTHEEFLLKILRLEMEYRELTRRNRLLKGAGFYNIKTLADYRFNDIKLPSGLEPHHLKDLSFVADKRNLILYGNVGTGKSHLATALGVEACNRGLEARFFRTAALVNRLTEAKKGGELSAFLKQLNKADLLICDEWGYVPLEREGAQLLFQVIADCYERRSVIITTNLEFSRWVNVFYDEQMTAALMDRLIHHSYLLIFDGPSWRMRNSLMRQPD, from the coding sequence ATGTTGAGAGAAGAGTTGGTCGCCTGCTGCAAAGCCCTCAAGCTCGGAGCAAGCCTTGTAGAAAACAGTGCTCTTGTTTCTGCCCCCACCCACGAAGAGTTTCTCTTAAAAATACTCAGGCTCGAAATGGAATACAGAGAGCTAACCCGCCGAAACAGACTCCTTAAAGGTGCCGGGTTCTACAACATAAAAACCCTTGCTGATTACCGATTTAACGACATCAAGTTGCCATCTGGCTTAGAACCACATCACCTTAAGGACCTATCCTTCGTAGCAGACAAACGCAATCTTATACTCTACGGGAATGTGGGCACTGGGAAAAGCCATCTGGCTACGGCCCTCGGGGTAGAAGCCTGCAACAGAGGCCTTGAGGCTCGCTTCTTCAGGACAGCCGCACTCGTCAACAGGCTTACAGAAGCTAAAAAAGGTGGTGAGCTCTCCGCTTTTCTCAAACAGCTAAACAAAGCTGACCTTCTCATTTGTGATGAGTGGGGATACGTTCCTCTAGAACGCGAAGGAGCGCAATTGCTCTTTCAAGTCATAGCTGACTGTTATGAACGCCGGAGCGTCATCATCACGACTAACCTAGAATTTAGTCGCTGGGTTAACGTATTCTATGACGAACAGATGACTGCGGCCCTCATGGACAGACTAATCCACCACAGCTACCTACTTATCTTTGACGGGCCAAGCTGGCGGATGCGCAACTCTCTCATGCGCCAACCCGACTAA
- a CDS encoding YcaO-like family protein, which translates to MQSFDYTRMLRYSTNNGTAIGTDFAEAAIHAINERIERDAEGLFLIRTFLRDTPKPMRLVPVESLPSRLKTLAEDINRLTNERMFIIDITTDIGVPSFCVMLNEQSHLLQPCGFGTSLSKEYALERALLEALQDFHLAYFLACSRLLVSTLFALSILCHQRGSHASMSAWGAKYGEPVNLLQAHRRLEQGQCSRYVTMCLE; encoded by the coding sequence ATGCAGTCCTTCGACTACACTCGCATGTTAAGATATTCTACCAACAATGGCACCGCAATCGGTACAGATTTCGCCGAGGCTGCGATTCATGCCATAAATGAACGCATCGAACGTGATGCTGAAGGCTTGTTCTTAATCCGCACTTTCCTTCGGGATACACCCAAACCAATGCGGCTCGTTCCTGTCGAGTCACTCCCTTCCCGTCTCAAGACACTGGCTGAAGACATCAATAGACTCACTAATGAAAGGATGTTTATCATTGACATCACTACTGACATAGGTGTGCCGTCCTTCTGCGTTATGTTGAACGAGCAGTCACATCTCCTCCAGCCTTGCGGCTTCGGCACATCATTATCTAAGGAGTACGCACTTGAGCGTGCTCTGTTGGAAGCCTTGCAGGACTTCCATTTGGCGTACTTCTTGGCATGCTCAAGGCTGCTGGTTTCGACGCTTTTTGCTCTGTCGATTTTATGTCATCAGAGGGGATCACATGCCTCAATGTCTGCCTGGGGTGCCAAGTATGGTGAACCGGTGAATTTACTTCAAGCTCACCGCCGCCTTGAGCAGGGCCAGTGCTCCCGCTATGTCACCATGTGCCTCGAGTAG
- a CDS encoding helix-turn-helix transcriptional regulator, translating into MLGERIKSARLEKGLSQEELAQGLLSRSYICELERNKRRPSLATIGALAERLGKPLDYFLENEQQAVEARASIRIDQAYSLVGIGDMAGARKALREVQLVHKQLSVALRARYHDLYSWLEQEDGHAFSAVNHALLAESLYEELNLPLKQWYSLHGGAHASYLANLNAQAVELGQRALAIISRLPEQEREKRLTLNLLGNAYLGLGKAKLAEEHYNAALACRDENDLDTIIRLYHGKSICAEEQGNLAESLLWAEEASFLAKDRRDNELHAQCEVSRGLCLIRVNRHEEATRVLKEQLAKTTVSPRLVALGLTDYLLTLADQEDYPEELCRSLEERLHKVVSEVDLEDDYLKLKCRWAIAKNTLRGAAPQMIRPVIEDFAARFQRLLHHRHSADVLEYGAKLLEAHGDIAGALALLKAAVSLK; encoded by the coding sequence ATGTTAGGCGAACGCATCAAGTCCGCGCGCCTTGAAAAGGGTCTGAGCCAGGAGGAACTGGCTCAGGGGTTGTTATCCCGTTCGTACATATGCGAACTTGAGCGCAACAAACGTAGGCCCTCACTTGCGACTATTGGGGCCTTAGCGGAGCGCCTAGGAAAGCCGCTAGATTATTTTCTCGAAAACGAGCAGCAGGCGGTTGAGGCGAGAGCTAGTATCCGAATCGATCAAGCTTACAGCCTAGTTGGGATAGGGGACATGGCAGGCGCTCGTAAGGCCCTCCGCGAAGTGCAATTAGTTCACAAGCAATTATCTGTAGCTTTGAGGGCGCGATATCATGACCTATACTCTTGGCTAGAACAAGAAGATGGCCATGCCTTCAGCGCTGTTAATCATGCGCTGTTGGCGGAGTCACTATATGAGGAGTTAAACTTGCCGCTAAAACAGTGGTACTCTTTACACGGAGGCGCGCACGCTTCATACTTGGCTAACCTAAACGCACAAGCCGTTGAGCTTGGCCAGCGAGCGTTGGCCATAATATCTCGTCTGCCCGAGCAGGAGCGTGAGAAGCGGCTAACCTTAAACCTCCTAGGCAACGCTTACTTGGGCCTAGGCAAGGCAAAGTTAGCTGAAGAGCACTACAACGCCGCCCTTGCTTGTCGGGACGAGAATGATCTGGATACCATAATTAGGCTTTACCACGGCAAGTCTATCTGCGCCGAAGAACAGGGCAATTTGGCTGAATCCTTGCTTTGGGCTGAGGAGGCGTCTTTTCTAGCGAAGGATAGGAGAGACAACGAGCTACATGCGCAATGCGAGGTCAGCCGGGGACTTTGTCTTATTCGGGTCAATAGACATGAAGAAGCGACAAGGGTACTTAAGGAACAACTAGCGAAAACCACTGTTTCGCCGAGGCTTGTGGCCCTAGGCTTAACGGATTACCTGCTGACGTTAGCTGACCAAGAAGACTACCCAGAAGAACTTTGCCGGTCGCTTGAAGAGAGGCTACACAAGGTTGTTAGTGAAGTTGATCTAGAAGATGACTATCTCAAACTGAAATGCAGGTGGGCCATCGCCAAAAACACATTGCGCGGGGCAGCCCCGCAAATGATTAGGCCCGTGATAGAAGACTTTGCCGCGAGATTTCAGCGCCTGCTACATCACCGCCACAGTGCTGATGTGCTTGAGTATGGCGCTAAGCTACTCGAGGCACATGGTGACATAGCGGGAGCACTGGCCCTGCTCAAGGCGGCGGTGAGCTTGAAGTAA
- a CDS encoding ABC transporter ATP-binding protein: protein MMELGAHAQGSVQETISGIAEIKQSTAESRKAEESTKHFAGIAGQEIRQSLGVGVGTGTVEFLAYLLTVLVTILSGIFIVRERLTVGDYLALVAYISQLTLPALAFSSLLMVTRPAIAAFKRLAPLFDGATESEFGGNKVVSALIGDISFADVSFAYESGKEPVLQSCSFEIAPGECVALLGKNGAGKSTIVRLMLGFYSQYQGGIFFDGTELRDYNLSSLRQRVGIVSQSVTIFTGSLWDNVKMSRPSASKEEVESVLDLSGCTELFKGLLGDMQITEGGKNLSGGQRQAISIARCLLKNPDVLIFDEATTHLDTHARQIVIHAFKHVLSRKTRILITHDEDVAKIADAFLHLEGGTITRHEHLPFSSDQDG, encoded by the coding sequence TTGATGGAACTTGGCGCACACGCACAAGGGTCCGTGCAAGAGACTATTTCCGGCATAGCTGAGATTAAGCAATCCACTGCAGAAAGTCGTAAGGCGGAGGAGTCAACGAAGCATTTTGCGGGGATTGCCGGCCAAGAAATCCGGCAATCTCTCGGTGTAGGGGTCGGAACGGGGACTGTGGAGTTTCTAGCTTACTTACTCACTGTGCTTGTCACCATTCTCAGCGGTATATTCATTGTCAGAGAGCGGCTAACAGTGGGTGACTACTTGGCACTTGTTGCGTATATAAGTCAATTAACCCTGCCCGCGCTCGCCTTTAGTTCATTATTAATGGTTACACGACCTGCGATTGCCGCCTTCAAACGCTTAGCACCACTTTTCGACGGGGCAACAGAAAGCGAGTTTGGTGGAAATAAGGTCGTAAGTGCACTGATAGGGGACATTTCATTTGCCGACGTATCCTTCGCTTATGAATCAGGGAAAGAACCTGTTCTTCAATCATGCAGCTTCGAAATTGCCCCCGGCGAGTGTGTGGCGCTCCTCGGTAAGAACGGGGCAGGAAAATCAACCATCGTAAGATTAATGCTCGGGTTCTATTCGCAATACCAAGGCGGGATTTTTTTTGATGGCACTGAATTGCGGGATTATAATCTCAGTTCCTTACGGCAAAGGGTGGGGATAGTCTCGCAAAGCGTGACGATCTTTACAGGGAGTTTGTGGGATAATGTTAAAATGTCAAGGCCCAGTGCCTCCAAGGAAGAGGTAGAAAGCGTGTTAGACCTAAGTGGATGCACCGAGCTGTTCAAAGGCCTACTAGGTGACATGCAAATTACAGAAGGTGGCAAAAACCTATCGGGTGGCCAAAGGCAAGCAATTTCCATTGCGCGCTGCTTGTTAAAGAATCCCGACGTTTTGATTTTCGATGAAGCAACCACGCATTTAGATACGCATGCACGTCAAATAGTAATACACGCCTTCAAGCACGTGCTTTCCAGAAAGACTAGAATTCTCATAACTCAC